The DNA region AGTTGCTCCCacttagaaaaaagaaaagaaaaagtttgatTAAGTTGCTCCTGCTTGACCTGCCACACCCCTAGTTAAATAAATTGGGGTTTACATAATGGGATTCTATGTTTGGTCCACTCTGGTGTGGTAAGTCAAAAGAAGGGTATCCATTTCAAATGAAGCAAGATATGCTCATAACTAGCTTCCCTCTTTATCTAACTGCTAATGAAATAGTAGCTGGGCACACATCATGAACTTATAGCAGGATTGTCCCAGTTTTGGGTTGAGTTAAGGGTggtcatttgtaaaaatttctGTCCAGTTACTATCTCTATTGTGGGATAGATAATATATCAAATTTGTAAGAATTTCTTGTATTTCAGCTACAACATGGACAAAATGTGAACTGAATTGTAGTGTGCTTCAGTTTTGACCATTGTACAGTATGGTTATGTTTATGGTTTAATATTCTATCTATGGTGTTTGATGTATATTAAAATTCCTAAACGATGGTGAGAGGCTGTTTGAAAAGGCTTGAAACCTGACCATTGGAGTTCATCTCTATCATGGAAATGTAGATTTTTTTCTGTAACTGGAGCATGCAGATGTGTAGACATGTCTTAAATAACTGCTCATTTTTCCATGCCACTTCACTTTGGTTTAAGTTATCTGGCCAGAAAGGTAAAGAAACATAAGTAGTAAAGAGCAATAatggcttttctttttccctctgaTTTCTAGTTGAACTTTGTTTAGACTCTTGAAATGTCTTTAAAATAACAAATAGCCGGAATCACAGAATTAAGTTTCCATTttctgttttattgtttttctctAGGAAGAAAATCTTAGTGTGTACTGGAATCGGTgaccttttttttaaatggtttttttCTATAACATTTTGCTTGGATCAAAGACGTTTTAAGTGTTGTACATGATAAGGGGTAACATTTGAGGTCCTTTGTCCCTGACATTCCTATTGTTGTAAGGATGCCTACAATAATATTTCCTTGAATATTGACATAAAATCAACATATCAAAGTCTGCTAATTTGATTTCTTTTAAGGAGGACGATATCCCGTAGTTTTATTAATCACCCTCACTTGTGGTAAAGGAAatgtacctatcaaaaaaaaaaacttgtggtaaatgaaatgtaaaagccTACGGTATCCTGTATATCATCTGTACTTTCTATTAAAGACAAACAAAACACATTTACAGCGCATTTTTGGTATTCCGAATTTATCCAGCCTCAGTATTCCTTTAACCTCTTTTGGTATAGATCAAAGATCATAAAAGCTTGTCACAATCCCATGTGCTCCTTGTTTAGGCATCCAGTCCTCAGCTTTATTCACCCACAGTTAAGCTAATGGAAGATGATAAAACATTGAAACTGATCCCAAAATTCCTTGACCTTCCAGTATACCTCGCCACTCCTAGACCACCAATTCACAATTAGTTGAGTCTGTTTCTACCTCTACCTTGCGTTATGTAATCTTTTCACAAAGTAAAAGACCAAGTAAAATTTGAACTTCAGCCATGTTAGTGTCACAGCCTAGGAGGCAGAAAATGCGGCCAGAAGGTTCCCTTATGCTAATTTGTGTTTGCTATGGAGTTTGCTATGTGTTTTTCTTCAACagctttttctgttttgtttcaatttttgtcCATCTtactttttgtttgttggttaACCCGTTGCAGGAGTTTGCTGCTCTGCACAATCCCTGTCTTGATATTATCTCTCCTAGTCCTAGTCGTTGGAAGTGTTGTGGATATGGGCAGTGTCGTGAATGCATCAGTCTCAACTGTTAGTGTTGTGCTTTACTTCTGTTTCTTTGTCATGGGGTTTGGACCAATCCCCAACATACTCTGTGCAGAGATCTTCCCCACCCGAGTTCGTGGCCTCTGCATTGCCATATGTGCCCTCACATTTTGGATAGGTGACATCATTGTCACCTACACACTCCCGGTGATGCTCAAATCCGTTGGTCTTGCCGGTGTTTTTGGCATGTATGCAGTTGTGTGCCTCATATCATGGGTGTTTGTTTTCATGAAAGTCCCAGAAACCAAGGGCATGCCCCTTGAAGTGATTATCGAATTCTTCTCTCTGGGTTCAAGGCAGGCTGCAGTTAACAAGAACAATTAATGTGGTCACTGatggattgaaaattttgattttgtttgatCTTTCTCGTTTCACCTGGGTTCTTATTTCATCTACTTCTTGCTTCATCTATTTCTGTAGAGAATAaatgtcttttttatttatttatttgttggtgTGTACTTAATATGAACGACTTCAGCGTTTTTGTCGGTGTTCAGAATTGAGAGATTGCTGAAATTCATTCTTGTAGTGCTCTCTAGCTGATCTTTAGGGGGATGTCGCCAATACATGCTTGCTAATCGCAGAACACATCTAGTGGAATGAACATTGTACAGTGCAAGTTGCAGTTTCGGATGACCTTTTTAGATATTCAAAGCGATGGGTATTAAAAAGCATGAGATAATGTTCATTTggcatataaaaatttttatctcaaattcaaaattctcgtTTCATcgttacaattttattaaatctctatataaaatataataaataatttatttttttttttaatttttttaaatttcaaaataaaaataatattaaaatataatatatttaaccttaaaactcaaaattctttgAGATAAAACACATGCGAAAATGCAAGAATCTTCTTGCCGTTGAAGCCTTTGCGCGCTGGAAGGGGCTGAGGTGGGTGTAAAGTAAAACGGCCAGGCTTGTTCTACAGCTGTGTAAACAGTGACTCTACGATGGCCATCGGCCCATGCCGGGACTTTTGGAATAAAGGAAACCACAGCGGACGTAAGATTCAGAGGCAGAGGAAGAATCGCAATATTGGTTTCGTGAATATTTGGTGCCTTCCTACAAGGATCCCCCCCACCCTGGCTTTAGCGAATATGCAGATGGATCCATCCACTTTGTGTTGATCTGActggctctctctctcctttctcctTTTTGTTGAGATAGACACGCATCATTCATCTTCGAGCCTTTCAATACAACACTCGCCACCTCATTAGAGTCCTGTGGCCTACTGCCAATTCCCCTCCACAAATACAGATTTTCGTGTTTCTTTGGCATCAACGAAGTTCAATTCGATCACTCATTCATATCTACAgatcttactattttttttaacatcgaAAAGTAGAATCTAGATACCCCATCACAATAAACAAATCCTTCTCCATAGGCAGATATGGATAGTTAACAAAAATAGGGAATTAAACGTTCATCtgtctatattttttaattttgtttatcgaTTTTTCCAGTAGTCATTACTGAGATATTTGTTAAGCCACTATACACAACAATGAGAAAACGCTGCCTCCCTTGTGAAAGTCTTTTCCATGTAAATTCCCAAAGGCATGAGTTCATACACATCACCAAGTTCCTCATGTGCTGCTCTGCAAAACTTTGCCAAACGCAGACCATGAAAAGAATAGCAGTCCATTCTCAGCATTATGACATGCCGCAAAACGAGCACCACACTGACAACCTGCAACATTCTTTCCCTCTTATGTTGTGGGTTTATAAGATTAAGCTCCCAATTGATTTCACATGCAGGAGTATTCATAATGATCATGGCGTCAAAGAACACTCGTTAGAACTGGTGGGtgattttaatcaaatattatcGAAACAGCAGCAAAAAACTCGGCACAGCAATCATATCACTGCTTCGATGGTCCTTGGCCATCATATACTCCAATTTGCAGCTTACAACACAAAATCAAacatcaaaaccaaaaccaaaaccaaaatgcTTTCACCAAAAAGCAGAAACATTAtcctaaaaaaaattgcagGTATCATGAAACAAGCCTGGCACCAACCCTGTCAAGCCTCTTCACTGCCTTCACCGCCTTCAAATTCCCCTCTTTCCAGAACGCCTCCACCATGCTCTCCCCAATCTCCTCCCCCTTCTCCTCACTATTTATCACCGCCACTGCCGTCGGCCCCGCCCCACTAATCGTACAACCAAAAGCCCCGGCCTCAATGGCCGCCTTCTTCACGGCTTCCATTCCGGGAATCAAAGGCGCCCTCCTCGGCTCCACGATCTTATCCGCTGACAAGGCCTTCCCCAATCCCACCAGGTCCCCCTGCAAGATCGATGCAACCAGCGCCCCGGCCTGGCTACAATTCCAAACGTGGTGCGCCATTCCGATCTCACGAGGCAAAGCCGCCCGCATTTTCTTGGTGGGTGCCTCGAATTCCGGGCTCACGAGCACAAAGAAGAGATCCTTCTCGGCAGGAAAGTTGAGTCTCATCAACTCCAGAGGCTCATAGTTGCGGATCAGAACGAAGCCACCCATGATCGCCGGGGCCACGTTGTCGGCGTGGTAACCTGAGACCTTCTCCTCCGACTTCAACCCGGCAAGGACGAGCTCCTCAGGCCCCAGTTTCCCACCGAAGATCTCGTTGACGGCCACGGCGGCGGCGGCAGCACTGGCGGCACTGGAGCCGAGGCCGCTCCCCAAGGGGAGGCCTTTCTCAAGGGAGAGCGATAGGCCGACCGATCTGATGCCTAGCATCTTCATGACTTCGATAGCAGCGATGCCGGCGCAATTCCGGTTGGGGTTCTTGCTGAGCTTGGAGGAGGCGTCGCCAGAGACGTGGGAAATGGATATCTGTCCCGGGTGGACGTTGGGGTCGACGGAGAGTGACACGAAGTCACCGAGGCCGTCCACGGCACAGCCGAGAAAGTCGAATCCGGGGCCGAGATTGGCCACGGTAGCCGGTGCGAAGGCCTTGACGGAGGCCAATAATGGTTCAGGTTCGCATATTTGGGTTGTGAAGGGAAGAGAGAGGTTGCAGCGCAAAGACGGGGGTTTGGGAGTGGAGGAGAAAGTAGTTGAGGTTCGAACGCTTTTGGGATTCAACGGAGGTTGGTAGCAAATTGCCATTGTGCATGAGACTATGAGAGCAGAGCAGAGGAGAGAAGACAAGAATGGCAGAGTCAGATGCCATTCATAGTTAAAATATCCTTAATTCTCAaatcaaaacaatatttaattcCAAAATAAGATATACAAAACTCTTGTTGCtcacatttataaataaaatttaaaaattaaaaattaaatgacCCATCAAAATCTATCTTGCACGTAATAGAAATAAGGAgggaattttaaatattaaacttgtgctttttttttttaaattaagaaaaaaattttatattaatataatatatatttataattagtgTGTAAATCTCGTAAactcatttttgaaaaaaatagatatatttgatattcttataaaaaaattattttttaataataaacttttcaaaaaatatacaagATTTGTCTGCgctaaaactatatctaatattactaaaaacaatacttttatttatttgtatatagatTTGAATAGCTAAACAGTAAAAAttataactaattaaattttactactCATCATTCTATACACTACAcactataattatttttattttacttttttaattttatttttcttgaactaattgaattcttctacttatcatctatatactacatatttagtaagagaaaaaaataaaaattaaaaaattatgtataatatatgttatgaaaatgatgagtaaaattatatgagatttttgaacTTTTGCCTTACATATTTCTactattgaaatttaaaagagagataaacacaatataaatatgtagtatctcatataaatatgtagaCCCTAATATAATAGAGACAATATAAATCTtaatatgaaatataataaaatttacatgcatgCGGTGTTATCTCTCGAAATTGTAGAAAGCTCCAGCAGAGTTAATGATCAGTGCGTCTCATCGGAACGTGAGTCGAGTCTTTCACGGGAAGGGtgcatttcaattttattagaCGAGTTCCTGTATTCATCTTCATTCCAATAACCATCTGTTGACCCGTCCGTTCGTTTTCGCTTTGACTTGCTCTTCCACACGCCTTCCTTCTCGTCTGCAAATGATAAGAATGTCTGGAGGCGCCCAGAACGTGTGCTGGTACCACCGGCGGTTTGAGGATCAGTTTCTTCAGGGATATGACGGGTGAACTGGCGCATCATCAAGCAGAAGTTAAGTAGCAGAGCAAGAAAACAGGATATCCCACAGATGAGAAATAGCCCCATGAAGCTTTGTAAATGAAAGTGATCTGATACAAGCCCTGTTGCCTGTGAAGCACAAGCCTGTCTCAATAGCCACTTGTTATGGATCTTCTGAAGATCACCGTTGTCAGATAGAGCCAGTATGGCGGTAGACATGTCAACGGCTAAAGGAGAGCCTCTTGGAAACGCCTTCTCCCCCACCACCCAccaccataaaaataaataaataaaacaacaaagaaagagtTGCTGAGAAAATTTCCTTGAGCATGGATCAGTTAATTATATCTTGGTTTGTTAGAAGATTGAATCCAATGCAATAAACATGAGTTTTTTAATGCTCTATTCCAATGTTCTCTACAGAAACAACAGTAGGGAGGATATGGTCAACGACTCAACCTTTCTCATGCTAGAAATATAAAAGttgtgcatgtgcatgcacaaTGCACTCCTTTTGACTAAGAGTGgaatccattattaaaaaaataatttttttacgtgagttttatatttactcacttttttcaaaagaaatgcaTAGTACTTACGCACTctatgactgcaaatattatttctattaataGAATACATCTTCTTATACCCAAAATGATCATTCACTAGATTCTCTTGTAGAGAAGAATGACACCATTCTTCTACATTATCTCTAAGTGTAATTGCTTGTAAAATTATGGTCCATACTCCTTAACATTACTGTTCACTAAATACTCTGCgttattttaactttaattgACCCATTTGCAAAACATCAGCCTGCAAGCATTTATGATCCAGCTTAAATATTCCCACAAGTTTTCAAGGCCATGTAAATTTGAAGAAAACGAACCAGTTTGATTAGCAAGTGGAGAAATGAAAACGTTAACTGCAGGTTGATATACTCACAAATCCCCAGCCGCTTTTGGTGATTTCTTGGCCTCTAACTGAGAACCTGCAATGGTCTGACAGGAAGAGCTCTATATATGGCCGTTCATCAACCACAGCAGCAACAATTCCTCGCTCAAGTGCATCAGCATATTCTTCTGGTGAGCCAAGGGCAACTAGTCTAGATCTTGGGATGTTGAGTTCATCGGACAAATAATTTTCTACAAAAGATCCTTCCTGGAATCCTATAGGCTCATTGGTGGTCACCAATGTATCAATTCCCGTGATGGGGGAAGAAAGCTGTTGCACTGTGAGGATTGATGTCAGGCTTGCTGTATAGCTTGAGTTGATTATCAGTACTACAAAAAACCAGATGATAAGCAAAAACCGGCCTAGTGTACTGACTGTATTTTCTCCTGCAACGTCAAGAAATCGGAGTTGACATTATTGGCTAAGCT from Carya illinoinensis cultivar Pawnee chromosome 6, C.illinoinensisPawnee_v1, whole genome shotgun sequence includes:
- the LOC122314414 gene encoding homoserine kinase — encoded protein: MAICYQPPLNPKSVRTSTTFSSTPKPPSLRCNLSLPFTTQICEPEPLLASVKAFAPATVANLGPGFDFLGCAVDGLGDFVSLSVDPNVHPGQISISHVSGDASSKLSKNPNRNCAGIAAIEVMKMLGIRSVGLSLSLEKGLPLGSGLGSSAASAAAAAVAVNEIFGGKLGPEELVLAGLKSEEKVSGYHADNVAPAIMGGFVLIRNYEPLELMRLNFPAEKDLFFVLVSPEFEAPTKKMRAALPREIGMAHHVWNCSQAGALVASILQGDLVGLGKALSADKIVEPRRAPLIPGMEAVKKAAIEAGAFGCTISGAGPTAVAVINSEEKGEEIGESMVEAFWKEGNLKAVKAVKRLDRVGARLVS